In Desulfovermiculus halophilus DSM 18834, the DNA window CTGGGGTTCGTGCCGCATTTCCTGTTCCAGCCAAGTGCGGAGCTCTGACGTGATCGGATGTACGCCCCGGATCCGGCCGACTTCCCTGTGCACGGCATCCTGCAGGGGGTGGGGGACCGTAAGGCTGACAAGTTCTTCCACCTGTTCCGAATCCCGGCGGAGCAGAATTATGCGCGGCTGTTCATCCCAGGTATTCAAGACGAAATAATACGATTCGTCAAGCTTGGATCGAACAGGGGCCCTCTCCCCTTTGCGCCAGTTGTTGCCCCACTCCAGATACATGGTGACCGCCTCTTCCGGTGTCATTTCCCAATCGATGGGCAGGAATCGATATGTGCTCAGCTGGCCCATGAAAGCCTCCTTGGTGGTGATTGAATAAGTTTCGATGTGTTCAGGGCAATGCCGGGAAGGTCTGCACCGACCGGCTCGAACCTTGGCCTCTTTATAATCATAATAATGATTATTGATAATAAGGTCAAGACGCTGCACAGTGCTTGTCACGGGAATGCACAGTAAGCATCATAAGCCAATCCTTAGGGAACAGGGGACAGTGAGCAAGGCTGGGGCCGGATATCAGCCCGGGAGGAGGTGGTCCACAAAGGCGAACCAGTGAGCTGGATTATCCCAGATCACTGGGGTGATGGGCAAAAGGGGCAGAGGGTCAAAGAAAGAGACGCGTTTTCGTCTGGCCAGCTCCGGCCAGGACAGGTCATAATCTCCGGGGGTCTGGAAAAGGCCCAGGGAAAAGTGCAGGTGGCAGAGCATGCCTGGCGGACGGGTAAACCGCATGGTCCAGCCCAGGACAGACCCGGTCTTGACCGGCATGCCGGGTTCCAGCTCCGGATGAGGCCGGATATGGGCCAGAAGTGAGAACCATTCACGGTCCCGGCTGGAGTCCAGGCCGTGGCTGAGCAGGACGGTGCGGCCCAGAAAGTCGGGGAACACCGCCGCAATCCGCCCCCCGGCCGGTGCAAGGACTGGAATATCCGCGGGCAAGGGCTGCGGGACCCGGTCCGGCCTGTGAATCAGGCAGAGATCCAGGCCCTCGTGACTGGAGGCCCGAGTACCGTGGGGAGACCACCATTTGCGGTCAGTGTCGAAGAGCATGCCGGGATGGAAGACAAAAGCAGAATCCGATCCGGAAAGATCGCCCCCCAGGGGGACGCTCAGTGATGCGGGGAAAGCGGACATATGTCCTCGAAGTCTGCCACTTTGGTGATGATGTGTGTATCTGAATACAGGGGTATGCTCTCTGCAACGCGGGCACGTGCAGTCCAATGCCCCGTTTCCGCACGTTCCCGCGTTTGCGCCCCGCTCCGCGGCCTACTCTTCCCCGTTTTCAGTCGGGATGCGGTCAAAACAAATGACCGATCCGCCGTTGTCCATGCTTACCAGCTTTACCCCCTGCGCGGCCCGTCCGCATATGCGCACGTCGCTGACCGCAAAGCGGATCATCTTGTTCTCGCTGGTCAGGATCAGGACCTGATCCTGGTCAGTGATTATCATGCCGCCCAGGACGGTTCCTGTCTTCTGGTTCGGCTTGAGGTTGATGATCCCCTTGCCCCCTCTGGCCTGAACCCGGTAGTGATCAAGGGGAGTGCGCTTGCCGTAGCCGTGTTCGGTGACTGTGAGCACCTCGCTGGTTGTGTCCTTGCCGATGACCAGTCCGGAGACCACTTCATCCCGATCCCGCAGGGAGATGCCCTTGACCCCTGAGGCCTGTCTGCCGGTCGGCCGGATGTCATGACAGGGAAAGCGGATGGCGAAGCCAAGCCCGGTCAGGAGCATCAGCTCGTCGTCTTGGGTCACCTCCCGAACAGCCATGAGCTCGTCGTCCTTGCGCAGGCTGAGGGCTATGAGCCCGCTGGCCCGAAGATTCTTGTACAGAACAACCTCGGAGCGCTTGACCATCCCCCGCTTGGTGATAAAGACAAAGAAGTTGTTCAGGTTCAGGTCCCGTTGACTCAGGGCTGTGGCCACGTACTCGTTCTTGTGCATGTCGATGAGGTTGGAGATGTGGGCCCCCTTGGCCCGGCGGCTGCCTTCGGGGATCTGAAAGACCTTGAGCTTGAAGACCCGGCCCTGATTGGTGAACAAGAGCAGGTGCTGGTGGTTCGTGCTGGTCAGCAGGGCCTGGATGTAGTCAGAATCTCCAAGGCTGGAGCCGGACATGCCCTTGCCGCCCCGCTTCTGCTGGTTGTAGCTGGAAATCGGAGTCCGCTTGATATAGCCCTTGCGGGAGAGGGTGATAACCACTTCCTCGTCGGCAATCAGGTCCTGGATGTCGATCTCGCTGGGATCGTCGGCCAGGATCTGGGTCAATCGGGGCGAGGGATAGGTCTTCTTGATCTCCTTCAGCTCGTCCCGAATCACTCCGCGGAGGACCTCGGAGCTGTTGATCACGCTCTGCAGGAACTCAATCTGCTTCAAAAGATCCTGGTATTCTTCCTGGATCTTGGATTGCTCCATGTTGGTCAGGCGCTGTAGGCGCATGTCCAGGATGGCTTGGCTCTGAACGTCCGAGAGCTCAAACCGGCTGATCAGCTTGCCTTTGGCTTCGGCCGGGTTGGCGGAACCGCGGATGACGGCCACGACCTCGTCGATGTTGTCCAGGGCGATGCGCAGGCCCTCCAGGATATGAGCCCTGTGCTGGGCCTTTTTCAGCTCAAACCTGGAGCGGCGGAGGACGACCTCCTGGCGGTGTTCAATGAACTGTTCCAGGTATTCCTTGAGATTGAGGAGCTTGGGACGGTTCTTGACCACGGCCAGGAGGTTGATGCCGATGGAGGTCTCCAGGGACGTGTACTTGTACAGGGAGTTGATGATCAGGTCTGAAATCGCCCCTTTTTTCAGGTCGATCACGATGCGGATCCCGGTCCTGTCCGACTCGTCCCGCAAGTCGCTGACGCCCTCGATCTTCCGGTCGTTGATCAGGGCGGCGATCTTTTGGATCAGGTTGGCCTTGTTCAGGGCGTAGGGGATCTCGGTGACCACGATGGACTCCAGGCCCCGTGCGCGCTCTTCGGTCTGCAGCCTGGCCCTGAGCTTCACGCTGCCCCGGCCTGTAGTGTAGGCGTCCTTTAACCCCTTGAGCCCGAACATCATGGCTCCGGTCGGAAAATCCGGTCCTTTTATCCAGGTCATCAGGTCCGGGACCGTCAGCTCGGGGTTGTCCAAAAGGGCCAGGGTCGCGTCCACCACTTCCCCCAAGTTGTGGGGCGGGATGTTGGTGGCCATGCCCACGGCGATACCGGCGGCCCCATTGACCAGCAGGTTGGGGACCCGGGTGGGCAGGACTTCCGGCTCATAGATGGTGTTGTCGTAATTGATCCGGAAGTTCACGGTGTCTTTGTCGATATCGGCCAAAAATTCCCCGGCCAGTTTGGACATCCGGGATTCCGTATACCGCATTGCCGCCGGTGCGTCGCCGTCGATGGACCCGAAGTTGCCCTGGCCGTCAACCAGGGGCTGACGCATGTTGAAATCCTGAGCCATGCGGACCAGGGCGTCGTAGACCGCGGCATCGCCGTGGGGATGATATTTACCGATGACATCACCCACGATACGGGCCGACTTCTTGTATGGGCGATTGAAGGTGTTGCCCAGATCGTGCATGGCGTACAGGATCCGGCGGTGCACAGGCTTGAGACCATCACGGACATCGGGGATGGCCCGGCCGATGATCACGCTCAAGGAATATTCCAGATACGATTTTTTGATTTCGTCTTCGATGCTGACTGTTGGCTGCACGGTTGACCTCGGGTTATCAGGAATTACGTATCAGTTTTTTGTTGGGAGATATGACAACATGGGTTTTTCGGCGTAGCCTGTGGATTTTTGGAGTTTGCCATCTCTTCTGTGTGCCCACTTTCGGCCCGGTATTTTCTAACTCCCGCCAAAGGGGGATCCCTGCCCCCTCCAGGCACTCACATGATGGACATTGCTTTCAGATGGACTGAGCATACCATGCATGTGAGTGCCTGGTTTCCCCCTTTTGGCGGGACCAAGAAAATGTGCGGGCCTGCCGCTCACGGCACACAGAAGAGACGGCAAACTCTTATGCAGGCAATTCCACTTTTTGTGTCGAGGAGCCACAATATGTTTGAGAGATTCTTCACTCGAAGACTCGTTCAGAATGACAAATCACTTCTCTAGCCTTCTCATGTCGGTTCCTGTAAAAATTCAGGATAAGCTCGGAGCGAGTCAGCGAGCGCAGGTCATCCTGAGTGCGTCTGGAAGCGAAGGATCTCTTTGCTGCACACATTGGGGTTGTATCTTGCATGATGATCAAATGTCCAAATCTTCCACCGCCAGGGCGTTTTTCTCGATGAATTCCCGCCTGGGTTCAACGTTTTCGCCCATAAGCTTGCGGAACAGGGAGTCGGCCTCTTCGGCCTCTTCCACCCGGACTTGAAGCAGATTCCGGTTTTCGGAGTTCATCGTCGTCTCCCACAGCTGCTCCGGATTCATCTCCCCCAGCCCTTTGTACCGCTGGATATTCAATCCCTTGTCCGCCAAGGAGATGATGGTGCTTAAAAGCTCAAATGGGGACCGGGCCGGATGGGACTCCTTTTTGGCGTCCACAATGGTGAAGGAATGATCCGGGCTGACAGCCTGGAGGGAGTTCCAGAGCTCATAGGTCTGGCGGTACAGCCTGGAGTTGAAGAACTCCACCCCCAGCTTGACCGAATGCAGGTTGCGATCGGTGAAATGGAGAAAGACCCGGCTGAACTCCTCCAGTTCCTCCTGGGCCACCTCCAGCTCCTGGCCGTGCTGGGACATATGGTTGCGGAACGCTGCTTGCTCCGGTCCTTCAGAGTGGGCCTGGAACATATCCGGAGAAAGCTGTTCCGGGGTGCTCAGGATGGCGGCAAACAGGTCGTTCTGCAGCCCGATGTTCACTGCTTCCCGAAACCGGTTCTCCAGATCCATGATCTGATGCAGCAGCTGGACCAGCTTCTGACTCCGAAAGGACTGCCCACTCTCTGTATCCACGGACCCGGCTCCGGGATAAACAGTGACCTCCTCGCTGATCCGGTCCAAGAGGTAGGCCTTCAGTTCCTGGTCCGAGGCAATGAACTTCTCGAATTTATTTTTGTGCACCCGGTACAACGGGGGCTGGGCAATGTACAGGTATCCATCTTCAATAAGCTGAAAATACTGGCGGTAGAAAAAGGTCAGCAGCAAGGTGCGGATATGGGCTCCGTCCACATCCGCGTCGGTCATGATGATGATTTTGTGATAGCGGAGCTTTTTCAGGTCCAGCTCATCTTGGCCGATCCCGGCGCCCATGGCGGTTATCAGATGTTGAATTTCCTTGTTTTCCAACATCTTGTCAAAACGGGTCTTTTCCACGTTCAGGATTTTGCCCCGCAGGGGGAGAATGGCCTGGCACTTGGGATCCCGGCCCTGCTTGGCCGAGCCGCCGGCGGAATCCCCCTCCACGATGAAGAGCTCGCTTTGAGCAGGATCCTTGGTTTGGCAATCAGCCAGCTTGCCCGGCAGGGCGGAGTCGGACAGGGCGCTCTTGCGCCGGACCAGGTCCTTGGCCTTCCTGGCCGCTTCCCTGGCCCTGGCCGCGTCCACCACCTTCTCCACCATCACCTTGGCGTCCTTGGGATTCTCCTGCAGATAAGTGCCCAGGATCTCCCCACAGATGGCGGACATATACCCGGCTACCTCGCTGTTGCCCAGCTTGGTCTTGGTCTGGCCTTCAAACTGGGGGTCCGGGAGCTTGACGCTGATGACAGTGGTCAGGCCCTCCAGGATGTCGTCCCCTGTTATCCGCTGCTGCAGCTTCTTGGGAAGATCAGAGCTTTGGATATATCCGTTGATGGTCCTGGTCATGGCGGTCTTGAATCCGGACAAATGGCTGCCGCCCTCCCGGGTCCGGATATTGTTGGCAAAGGAGATCACGTTGTTCTTGTATCCGCTGTGATACTGGAGGGCGAACTCGATGATCACGTCGTGCATCTCCCCACGGCCGAAGACTATGTCGTGGAGCGGGGTCTCCGACTCGTTCAGGTGCCGGACAAAGGATTTGATGCCCCCTTCGAACTGAAACTCGTCTTCCTGCCCGGTCCGTTCATCGAACAGATGGATCTGCAGGCCGCTGTTCAGGTAGGCCAGCTCCTCGAAGCGTTTGCCCAGGACCTGGTAATTCAGGACCAGGTCCTCGAAGATGGTCTCGTCCGGGCGGAAGTGGATGCTGGTTCCGGTCCGTTCCGTGGGGCCCTTGTCCTGCAGGGCGCTTACCAGGTGTCCCTGGGCGTACTTCTGGTAGTACATGCGGCCGTCCCGACGGATGGTCACCTCCAGGGACTCGGAAAGGGCGTTGACCACGGATATGCCCACCCCGTGCAGTCCGCCGGAGACCTTGTAGCTCTGATTGTCAAACTTGCCCCCGGCATGGAGCACGGTCATGACCACTTCAACCGCGGGCCGGTTTTCCTTGGGATGGGTGTCCACTGGTATGCCCCGGCCGTTGTCCGTGACCGTGACGCTATTGTCCAGGTGAATGGTCACGTTGATCCGGCTGCAGTAGCCGGCCATGGCTTCGTCGATGCTGTTGTCCACCACCTCGTAGATCAGGTGGTGGACGCCATTGGTGTCCGTGCTTCCGATATACATGGCCGGGCGCTTGCGAACAGCGCTCAGGCCTTCCAGGATGGTGATGCTTTCGGCGTTGTAGCTGGTGGCTTCCATACGGGTTATTCCATTGGTTCGTCGGTGTAGTAGGTTTCCTCGTCAAGCTGAACCGGCATGATGATCACGGTATAGTCCGGATCGTCCTCACCGGTGATTCTGCACGGTCCGTTGTTTTCGGTGAACTCGAACTCGACAACCGGAGACTGGAAATGGTGCAGGACATCGATGACGTTTTTGGTGGGGAAGATGATCTTGTCCAGCTGTCCTTCGAACTCCATGGGCAAAGACTCGGTCGCCTCCCCGGTGTCCGGCCCCTGGGAATAGATGATCAGTTCCTGGTCGTCGAAAACAAAGTAGGAACAGCGCTGGGTTTCGGTGTTGAAGATGAGCAGCCGTTCCAGGGAGTCCATCAGCTCTTCCTTGTCCACCCGCATGCGAGAGGTCTGGCCTTCAAAAAAGGTGAAGAACGCGTGGTAGTTCGGAAATTGCTCATAGTTGAGAGGAAGGCTGAAGATCTCAGTGCTGTTTTGATTGGTGAAGAAGAGACGCTTTTGATTCACGGTGAAGGAGATCTGCTTGTCGGTCAGCCATTTTTTCAGCTCAGCCAGGTAGGCCTTGGCGATCAGAATCCCCTCTTCGCCCAGCAGGGGGTGGATTTCGGCATGGGAAATGCTGACCATGGCGAACTGGTGACCATTCAGGCCGCAGGCTTCGATCTGGTCGGAATTCGGCAAGGGGGTCATTTTTAAATACTGCATATTGTCCGTGCTGTCGTCTGCGATGCAGAACAGGATGCGGTCGATGAGGCTTCGCAGCTCGGACCCGGACCAAACTGCCGCGTTTTCAGCCGGAAAGGGGGTGAAGGGCTGAAACCAGGTGGAATCGAATGTGGGCAGCTTGTATTTCCGTCTGCCCTGCTCCATAAGCAGGGTGTCCTCATCGGTCCGGAAGGTGATCTCCCCGGGGGGGAGCTTGCGCAGCAGATCGTAGAAGCTGCGGCCCTGAACACCAACCAGGCCGGTCTCCTGGCTTTGGACCGGATATGTGCCGAAGAACTCCAGCTTGGAGTCCGTAGACATGATGTTCAAGACCGAATCCGTGTTTTCCATCCATATGGTCCGCAAAAAAGCGGCTCCTGTCTTGGCCGGTATGATGCTGGCCGCCTTTTGGACCCCTTCCAGGATGGCGTCTTTCGTCACTGTTACATGCATGGAACTGGCTCTCCTTGTCACTTGTGGACGCATTGCTTGATCAGGTTCTGGATCCGGGATTTGACTTCCGGCCGCTCCTTCTGCAGAGACTGGACTCTTTTATATGCATAGATTATTGAGCTGTGATTGCGGTTTCCGAACAAGGTCCCCAGGCGGGTGAATGAAAGGTTGTGCGTTTCCCGGCAGATATAAATGGCAATCTGCCGGGCCAGAACCACGTTTTTTTTCCGGCTGGAGGACAGGAGGTCACCCGGAGCCAGGGAAAAATGACCTGCGACCAGGGAAATAATATCTTCTTTGGGCATTGGCGTGGGGCCCTGAGGGGCGGCCCGGGGAATGAGGTCGCGGACGGTTCGTCGCCCCCGGCCGGGAGATCGCCGCTCGTTTTGCGCCGCCAGCCGGCACAGGGCCTGATTCAGGGTCTGGAAGTCAGTGCACTGCCGGGCCAGGGTCAGCTGCTCGTCGTCAGTCAGCCCCAGCCGGTAGCGGTCGTTTTCCTGCTGGACGAACTGGATCCTGATATCCAGGTCCGGGCGGTTGAGGTGGAGTATGAGCCCGCCTGCCAGCCGGGAGCGAAGCCTGGGGTCAAGGCCGTCGTTTTCAGCCATGTTCTCCCGCCTGGTGAAGACCATCGGCGTTTTGGCCTCTTCCAGGGCGTCGAAAAGCAGGACCAGCTCTTCCTGCAGGGCTGTGGAACGAGCGCTCAGGTGCACATCGTCGAGCAAAAAGGCCCGGGCCCTATGGATCTCCTTGCGGGCCCTCTCCTGCTCCCTGCCGGAAAGGTGGGCCAGGCTCTGGAGGTCGTCGCAGTTCAGGGCCAGGACTGGATCGGCAGCCGGCATGTTGAGCAAGGCATTGGCCATGGAAAAAAGACACGAGGTTTTTCCGCTGCCCGGGGGGCCGCAAATGAGCAGGACTGTGGCCGGCCATTGGAGGTGTGCGCTCAGGGCCCGGGCGGTTCGGATCTGTTCCCGGTTCCCGCTGTTGTGCAGAAACCGGGTGAATGTGTGCCGCTCATCGCCCTGAAACGGAGGAAAGAACGGCTCGCCCTTTTCCCGGGCAAACGGCTTGTCCTGATAGAGAAAACCGGTTATGCCTGGCACATTGTGCAGGATAAAGGATTCAAACTCGCCCTGCAGGTACTGGGTGAACCATTCCTGAAAGTAGGCGTGGGGGAATGCTACGTTGAGCACCCCTTGTGCATCGATCTGCAACGCCACCGAATTGACCCAGGAGGGATTGGCTCCCGAGGCGTTCGGCTGGAAGTGGGCGTGGATGAAGCTGCGCAGCTCGCTTTGGTTCCAGTGGGTCATGGATGGATGAGATTGGCTGAGGCTGCAGGCGACCATTGCTTACTCAAGGACCATGGCTGCAAGTTGGGGCAGTACCTGCTCGGCCGAAGCATCGAAACGGATGTCGGTGATGTCGGCATAATGGGTCTGGCCCAGGTTGACCTCGATGATTTTGCCCCCGCTGAGTTTTACTTGTCTGGGCAGGACATTGGCCGGGGCCACCTCCCCGGAGGTCCCAACGATAATCAGGACGTCAGCGGCCTGGATGAGCTCCAGGCTGTGCTGATGGGCCTGAGCCGGGATGGCTTCGCCGAAGAAGACCACATCCGGACGGACTAACCCCCCGCAGGACGGACAGTAGACCGGAATGGAGCGGGAGCAGTGATCCATGACCTCCTGCTCCGGACATTCCCGAAGGCATCCGTGGCAGTAAAAGCGCTGGAAGTTTCCGTGGTACTCCACGACCAGGCGCGAGCCAGCCCGTTGGTGCAGGTTGTCGATATTCTGGGTAATGACCCCGCTCAGCCGGCTGTTCGTTTCCAGGTCAGCCAGGGCCAGGTGCCCCGGGTTGGGCTGGCTTCGTCCGAGGAGGTCCACAGTCTCGAGCATGAACTCCCAGACCTTGCGGGGGTTGTGGTCCAGGGCATGGGCAGAGGCCACCTCGAAGGGATCGTACTTGGTCCACAATCCGCCTGGGCTGCGGAAATCAGGTATGCCGCTGGGCACGGAAATCCCGGCACCGGTGAAGGCGACTGCTGTGCGGGCATGCTGCAACAGGGCCGCAGCTTCCTGCAGCTTGGCCTTCTCAGACTCTGATGTCATAGCCACCTCCTTGGGCAGAAGACTTCATCAGCGCAAGTTTGTATTCTTACCAGAAATCGGCAGGAAAAACAAGTCGAGGCGGGCTGTTAAGGCATTGAAATGCCTGCTGGATTGTGGGAATATTTCATCTGTGGGGCACGCCAGTCTGTCCCTCTGAAAAAAGGGTCCTTCGACCTAGCCTGTGGAGGTTTGGAGTTTGACATCTCTTCTGTGTGCCCACTTTCGGCCCGGTATTTTCTAACCCACATGCCTGCCAAGGCGCAGGCACGCTTAGGCTAACGAAGCATACAAACGATTTCGATACCGATTGAAAGTGGTTACCCATTGTTGTGATTTTCTTTCTTCGGTTTCGTAATCGCTATCGGGATCGATATCCATAAACTGAGGGTTCCTGCTGCACCGAATGACATATTCTTTCGATTTCGATAGCGATCCCGATTTCGATTTGGATTATGCCAACTATTAACTAATGACAGTTTTCTGTGTCGAAGAGCCGAAAAACGGTGGGAGGACAGGCCGGTCCCGGATCGGCATGGAAACCACAAGGAAGGCGCTATGCACCATGTTTTGTTGATTGTGCTTGGAATCGGAGTCGGAGTTGGGGCCTCATTCACCGGACTCGGGGGCGGGTTTCTCATGGTCCCCCTCCTGTTGTTCATGGGCTATTCGGCCCAGCAGGCAGTGGGAACGTCCTTTGCGGCCATTCTGGTTATCTCTCTTTCCGCCCTGATAGCCCACAACAAATTGGCCAATGTGGATTATTGGGCCGGGATCATGCTGGGACTGGGAGGGATTCTCGGAGCCCAGGTTGGAGCCCGCCTGGTTGAGCATGTCTCGACCCAGGGCTTTAAAAGGATCTTTGCCTTTGTTTTGGTGGCCTTGGCCGTGTATATGTTTAAGAAATAGCAGCCGTGTAGGCCTCCTGGATGCGCTGGGCCACATAGTCCAGATCTTCCTGGTCTGAAGAGATGAGATCAAAACAGTACCCGTCATGGCCTAAGAGTCCCTCGGGCACAATATCCCCTTCTTCCTTGGGGTCGGTGATCATCTCGGCAAAAAAACAGACTGAAAGCCAGCGGGCCTCGGGATCGTCGTCGATAACATCAATCATGACCATGAGCTCCCGGCTCTGTCCCTGCCGTTTCCCGCGCAGCGAATAGGTCACTCCAGGTCTGGCCTTGAAGTCAAGGTCCACATCGGGGTATCCAGCCAGTTGCTGGGCCAGAAGGAGAAAGGAGTCCTTCATGTCTTCATCCGGCCATTGGTTCAGAAAATCGTTCATTTCTTGCGGATACGAATGGGTCATGGCGCTGTCTCCTT includes these proteins:
- a CDS encoding helix-turn-helix domain-containing protein; amino-acid sequence: MVACSLSQSHPSMTHWNQSELRSFIHAHFQPNASGANPSWVNSVALQIDAQGVLNVAFPHAYFQEWFTQYLQGEFESFILHNVPGITGFLYQDKPFAREKGEPFFPPFQGDERHTFTRFLHNSGNREQIRTARALSAHLQWPATVLLICGPPGSGKTSCLFSMANALLNMPAADPVLALNCDDLQSLAHLSGREQERARKEIHRARAFLLDDVHLSARSTALQEELVLLFDALEEAKTPMVFTRRENMAENDGLDPRLRSRLAGGLILHLNRPDLDIRIQFVQQENDRYRLGLTDDEQLTLARQCTDFQTLNQALCRLAAQNERRSPGRGRRTVRDLIPRAAPQGPTPMPKEDIISLVAGHFSLAPGDLLSSSRKKNVVLARQIAIYICRETHNLSFTRLGTLFGNRNHSSIIYAYKRVQSLQKERPEVKSRIQNLIKQCVHK
- a CDS encoding sulfite exporter TauE/SafE family protein, with the translated sequence MHHVLLIVLGIGVGVGASFTGLGGGFLMVPLLLFMGYSAQQAVGTSFAAILVISLSALIAHNKLANVDYWAGIMLGLGGILGAQVGARLVEHVSTQGFKRIFAFVLVALAVYMFKK
- a CDS encoding SIR2 family NAD-dependent protein deacylase; amino-acid sequence: MTSESEKAKLQEAAALLQHARTAVAFTGAGISVPSGIPDFRSPGGLWTKYDPFEVASAHALDHNPRKVWEFMLETVDLLGRSQPNPGHLALADLETNSRLSGVITQNIDNLHQRAGSRLVVEYHGNFQRFYCHGCLRECPEQEVMDHCSRSIPVYCPSCGGLVRPDVVFFGEAIPAQAHQHSLELIQAADVLIIVGTSGEVAPANVLPRQVKLSGGKIIEVNLGQTHYADITDIRFDASAEQVLPQLAAMVLE
- a CDS encoding DVU0772 family protein yields the protein MGQLSTYRFLPIDWEMTPEEAVTMYLEWGNNWRKGERAPVRSKLDESYYFVLNTWDEQPRIILLRRDSEQVEELVSLTVPHPLQDAVHREVGRIRGVHPITSELRTWLEQEMRHEPQ
- the gyrB gene encoding DNA topoisomerase (ATP-hydrolyzing) subunit B; the encoded protein is MEATSYNAESITILEGLSAVRKRPAMYIGSTDTNGVHHLIYEVVDNSIDEAMAGYCSRINVTIHLDNSVTVTDNGRGIPVDTHPKENRPAVEVVMTVLHAGGKFDNQSYKVSGGLHGVGISVVNALSESLEVTIRRDGRMYYQKYAQGHLVSALQDKGPTERTGTSIHFRPDETIFEDLVLNYQVLGKRFEELAYLNSGLQIHLFDERTGQEDEFQFEGGIKSFVRHLNESETPLHDIVFGRGEMHDVIIEFALQYHSGYKNNVISFANNIRTREGGSHLSGFKTAMTRTINGYIQSSDLPKKLQQRITGDDILEGLTTVISVKLPDPQFEGQTKTKLGNSEVAGYMSAICGEILGTYLQENPKDAKVMVEKVVDAARAREAARKAKDLVRRKSALSDSALPGKLADCQTKDPAQSELFIVEGDSAGGSAKQGRDPKCQAILPLRGKILNVEKTRFDKMLENKEIQHLITAMGAGIGQDELDLKKLRYHKIIIMTDADVDGAHIRTLLLTFFYRQYFQLIEDGYLYIAQPPLYRVHKNKFEKFIASDQELKAYLLDRISEEVTVYPGAGSVDTESGQSFRSQKLVQLLHQIMDLENRFREAVNIGLQNDLFAAILSTPEQLSPDMFQAHSEGPEQAAFRNHMSQHGQELEVAQEELEEFSRVFLHFTDRNLHSVKLGVEFFNSRLYRQTYELWNSLQAVSPDHSFTIVDAKKESHPARSPFELLSTIISLADKGLNIQRYKGLGEMNPEQLWETTMNSENRNLLQVRVEEAEEADSLFRKLMGENVEPRREFIEKNALAVEDLDI
- the dnaN gene encoding DNA polymerase III subunit beta translates to MHVTVTKDAILEGVQKAASIIPAKTGAAFLRTIWMENTDSVLNIMSTDSKLEFFGTYPVQSQETGLVGVQGRSFYDLLRKLPPGEITFRTDEDTLLMEQGRRKYKLPTFDSTWFQPFTPFPAENAAVWSGSELRSLIDRILFCIADDSTDNMQYLKMTPLPNSDQIEACGLNGHQFAMVSISHAEIHPLLGEEGILIAKAYLAELKKWLTDKQISFTVNQKRLFFTNQNSTEIFSLPLNYEQFPNYHAFFTFFEGQTSRMRVDKEELMDSLERLLIFNTETQRCSYFVFDDQELIIYSQGPDTGEATESLPMEFEGQLDKIIFPTKNVIDVLHHFQSPVVEFEFTENNGPCRITGEDDPDYTVIIMPVQLDEETYYTDEPME
- a CDS encoding M23 family metallopeptidase — protein: MSAFPASLSVPLGGDLSGSDSAFVFHPGMLFDTDRKWWSPHGTRASSHEGLDLCLIHRPDRVPQPLPADIPVLAPAGGRIAAVFPDFLGRTVLLSHGLDSSRDREWFSLLAHIRPHPELEPGMPVKTGSVLGWTMRFTRPPGMLCHLHFSLGLFQTPGDYDLSWPELARRKRVSFFDPLPLLPITPVIWDNPAHWFAFVDHLLPG
- the gyrA gene encoding DNA gyrase subunit A, which produces MQPTVSIEDEIKKSYLEYSLSVIIGRAIPDVRDGLKPVHRRILYAMHDLGNTFNRPYKKSARIVGDVIGKYHPHGDAAVYDALVRMAQDFNMRQPLVDGQGNFGSIDGDAPAAMRYTESRMSKLAGEFLADIDKDTVNFRINYDNTIYEPEVLPTRVPNLLVNGAAGIAVGMATNIPPHNLGEVVDATLALLDNPELTVPDLMTWIKGPDFPTGAMMFGLKGLKDAYTTGRGSVKLRARLQTEERARGLESIVVTEIPYALNKANLIQKIAALINDRKIEGVSDLRDESDRTGIRIVIDLKKGAISDLIINSLYKYTSLETSIGINLLAVVKNRPKLLNLKEYLEQFIEHRQEVVLRRSRFELKKAQHRAHILEGLRIALDNIDEVVAVIRGSANPAEAKGKLISRFELSDVQSQAILDMRLQRLTNMEQSKIQEEYQDLLKQIEFLQSVINSSEVLRGVIRDELKEIKKTYPSPRLTQILADDPSEIDIQDLIADEEVVITLSRKGYIKRTPISSYNQQKRGGKGMSGSSLGDSDYIQALLTSTNHQHLLLFTNQGRVFKLKVFQIPEGSRRAKGAHISNLIDMHKNEYVATALSQRDLNLNNFFVFITKRGMVKRSEVVLYKNLRASGLIALSLRKDDELMAVREVTQDDELMLLTGLGFAIRFPCHDIRPTGRQASGVKGISLRDRDEVVSGLVIGKDTTSEVLTVTEHGYGKRTPLDHYRVQARGGKGIINLKPNQKTGTVLGGMIITDQDQVLILTSENKMIRFAVSDVRICGRAAQGVKLVSMDNGGSVICFDRIPTENGEE